Below is a window of Rhodamnia argentea isolate NSW1041297 chromosome 11, ASM2092103v1, whole genome shotgun sequence DNA.
GTTCCTCTTGGGTCTCATCCTCGGGAAAGGAGGtttgcattttttcatcaagcacatattcgagtttttctgaattgagaATAATTCTCAAATTCCTCACCCAATTGGTGAAATTGGGTCTAGTTAAACAATTCTTATCAAGTATCGAAGCGAACGAGTTTGTGCTCACCATTTTCAAAGTAATAAATATCTgtgtagaaaataaattattagcCATTATCTTTATAaataactatttcattttggcctttaaatgaaatagagcctcctactaaatttatattcggatcTCATACTCCTTAAAATGGGAAACGGTAATCTTTGTTGGGTAAATATTACTAGTGGGGATTAGAGTCCCACCAGCTCATAGTCCACCTTACTTAACAGTTATTGGTGTTCTATAAATTTAAtgagtgaatcaacttattcaacgCATCATATGCGAGTCTCAATCATAACTTCGACCTCTAGACCATGAAAATCTCACCTTACGGTTATTGACTTTATGACCATAGTTAAATATAGCCCATCGTctcatgcaagtattgaaaacgCAAACAATCCCCTTACCTAATAATTCTTGGAAATTGTTTGGCTCCAACCTCACAACATCATATACTTGATGGAGTGATCCATTATTATGAATGGCAATTGACCCCTATGTATCCATAGTTagtcaatcaaccactataatatGGGATTAAACCACGATAACGGAAGGTCACAATCCGAAACCCATTAtgacttaatattattttaaggaggtTTTGGTCATTGTTAAAGGTCTCACTTTGTACATTAACCGGTTTAACATGCTcacataaacataataaataaatagatgtcaaacgcATAAACATCTACCCTACGTAgtgatcatggaattatggtttaatgggtcttgagccaatgagaccacatttaaccatactaatattttaacattGGAGACCCGCTCTTCACTTCTTCTTGGTTCCTCGAACTCTTCGAAAACCGAGCCCATAGAGCTCTCCGGCTTAATGGTTCCTCCACGTAACCCTTGCAGTATCATCAATAATTGATCATGCTAGATtacactaaaaataaaatattacatgaaaaatgaaagaagtgcacagcctccatttaataattacaaccccAAAAATACCTCTAATCATCATACATTCATTCATAGaacaatcacattgattagAGATTTTTTCATAATCACCACCCTTCCACGTAAgtaataaattcataatttaaaacTTCGGAAGGcacaaataaatttctgcaTTTAATCATATTCATGGTCAAGCAATGCAAGTCACGTCAAGAAATTAACGCTAGCGAATCAAATTTCACGTGTGTAATTATAATTGGTGGTAGCATTCTCGCCACTAAATTTGTAGCCTTGAAtcatttttgcagaattcatacCTAATAAAGAACTAGTTATagattttcgattcaaaattgatttagtctcaatttttgctacgttgattaatttatcgcataaaataatcaacttctattggcCACGTAAGAATGAACAATTCTCTAAAATAAATTAGCCATAGCATCGTAAAAATTACTAAGaactaaaatcaattaaacaCACAAAAAGGCCTAAACCTGGCTATGATACCactgttgggatacacgtaacatgcataggcaaataaaacataaaatataaaacGCAACGGAAATAAATAAACTCATACATGTATCTCTCGAGGCGTTATTCATGcgtttcaatcaaaaatcatatttaacTAAAGGAGTTAACGAGTTATCCCtagaagcgtgcttgaaacgagaAGATTCGGATGTTCTTCGAttcgagccccacaagtgtcgcaCCTCTAGtttagacacaccaccaatcgtaCGACAAATGGAAAAGGACGATGCGAATAATCACCACAACAATTGTACTAGCAATTGTGTGAAAGAACTCTCCGTGTTCTCAATATTTTGGTTACAATAAGAACAAAAGTAAGAGAGTTTTTGTCTTACGTTCACTCTCTCAAAATTGCACATACACTCCAATGAACCCAAACGCTCTAACGGCAAGCCCTTTTGTTCTCttcaaatttgcaaaaaaaattttaataaaaaccCCATGATCAACAATGCTGATAGTTGTCGACCATGTCCATGAATGCCCATGATATGATCGTGggcattcacatgcgcatggtCGGCAACCGTTCTTGGGATTTGGATCACCTAACATTGTGATTTTCATGACAtgcatgacattactcaaatcaagctgtccaaataaaaatggacggcttgatttgagccacgtcatatgttgaaagggagggaaaaaatatggaagagaatttttttggggtttgaaaatttttgaatctCGAACATGGCTCAAATCGGgtcatccattttcatttggacggcttgatttgagtaACGTCATGTATGTcacgaaaatccaaatttaggCAATCCAGATCTGTCACAATGAAGTTTGCAAAGAGGAAGGTTTGCGTAGAAGATGATCCagagagaagaaacaagaaattgaaaagattaaaaacaaTAATAAGATATGGACAATAAAAGATGGGTGGTTTTAGTGATTTGTAGGTTGGACCAGTCTTGCGAATTGGGCTAAATTGACATTGGGCCATTCACAACAATTGAGCTGAAATGGGCTTTTGAACCAAGAATTAAGCCTCTTAagagctataaaaaaaaaatacataaaagggTCAAGCCCGAGGGCCTTTTTCTTAGACTGACTCGGGCCCTTAAAGCCCGAGTCCAATGCCTATGgcacgagccgagtcggctggCCCAGTCCGAATCACcttttttcagaataaaaataataataaaattaaaaaattcgaaaaataaaaattattattagaaaaattccagaaaatcattaaaaaatgggaaatggtttGATTAATCCGATTTCCTTGGTTTCAACTTTAAAAACCCTTAAAAAATGGCGATCTTGCCCTTTTCGGGCAAATTGTCCCCAAAACTATCCCAAACTTTAATCGCTCCATTCTCTAAGCTCCTAGAGCTTTACTAGGGTCGCTTGATTCGATTTATCCTCGTACATTGACTCTTTGATTGCGCACATAATAtgtcttgattgtgattgataggatagactCACATCTGCACGAACaaattagaaaaacactcaattcCGATACCGAAAGGGTGTTGGTGGAAATACCAACATAACCAAGTCCTAGAACCCTTAATCTCGGGTCGCGTAGAATCAAACGATATCTTTCAACCGCTTGATGAGGTTTCCGATCTACCTTCCCCAATGATTGAGAGCGACTCATTTTacatgtacacatacacataCCACCCGATCATACTAAGATCGAATTCGACATCTCTCGctacgatttggtatgggcctaGGAGGGCCCCCGCGAAGCCCATTATGGAGGCTtagcaatccattaacctaatttttttttagattaggTCGCGACACCCCATGGTCACTAACCCTTCCGGGCGATGGTGGGGCGATCGCAGCCTCGCctagtttttttctttgtttttctaaaacttagcttatttttaatataatttaaataaaatttccattAACAGTCAAATATGGActaaaacaatgtcattttagcCACATCAGCGACATGTAGAAGACAATAAAAAAGACTACAAGActatttttcatcaatcaagttggatggagttaacggaaTGACTTTATTGCATCACTTTGGCAACCTTTATGACTTGATCACACTTTGTATAAGTTTGAAGATTTTCGGTGccctttttataagttttaagacttttgatgcgcttagccaaaaaaaaaaaaaaattagagagttGCAACCTTGAGGAGTCAATCCCATGAGGTTAGAGTGCGTTTTGGCTTGCTAACCAGAGACTAGCCGACACCAACTAATAACCCAATTTTACAAGATAAACCCCATTCTCATGTACAATCAAGAACATATCTAGAATCGGTCCAGTTTGATTTCATGGCGGTTCTAAGCTATGTAGCATTAACACGACACCGGACATGGGACACGACATGAACTCGACACGCCGAtacgtgatttctcaaaaaatagagaatttcgacacgttgggacacaatgcataataaataaatattttttatatatgcgtgataaattattattttttatgatttcataTCTTAGGTCTCATAAAATACCAATCTTGAATGAAATCAAGAAGgtaccaacaacaacaacctaGAAAATTATTCCATCAAACATCGATTGATGGTTCATTAttatggaaataaaaaaaataaagaaagagagcgaatagaaaagaaaatatttttcaaaaggataatattttaaaaggaaatgacaaaagAAGGGGGGGGGGGCGGAGAGGAGGGTAGTgaggaaatattattttttggggtCTCATAGGTCGCTATCAGTCATAAATTAGAGAAGTGTAAAGAGCTATCATCACTCCCGTCCCTCGGAAAaaaacacctctctctctctactttctctctcatcCACGCATCACGACACCCCACCATTGACGAACCTTCTCTCGTGCGTCTCTCTTTTGCTTTCAGTTTCCATGAGATGAGCTCTTTTTTCATCTAGCTTCACTGTCCATCTTCACCTAACGAGCTACCACACATTGTCCTTTCAAGAAGGCGACATGAGGCGAGGCAAGCGAGGATGCGAGCTGAGGCGAGGCCGGCAGCCACAAGGTGTCGAGGGGCCTGATATTCTGATGCAAGGTGGCCTCTCCTCTTCCCTCGGAAACGAAGGCTGCCGAGGGGAGGCGAACAAACACGCGAGTCTCTCACGTGTTGGAGCTCGGACATGTGTTAACCGCGTGTCTGAGCGTGTCCGGCGCGTGTCAAACACTGACACGTGTCCAACACGCGAAAATCTCCCCGAAAGGAGCGTCCGTGCTACGTACGTTCTAAGTGTAACTGGCTAAAATGGGAATCGACACCTATGATGGAGTTCCAGATTTCGGTCTGTGATCCACCGTCCCGAAAGACAAATGCCACTTCTTTGACCGATATCAGCTTATCTAATTTAGTGCATTAGTGCCCAGACTTTTGCTTCTCGATCACCGCTTGGTTTTTATCGCCAATGGTTCTCCCGCTCATCAATTAGCCTTTTCCTTCATAAGAGGCTGGCCAGCGCAGTGTAATCGAAATGTAACCCTAAGCCAACAATCCCAAGCTCAAAATCAACTACCCCAAAATAGCCAGCTAGTATAAAATAGCTTCTCTGGGGAACTTAGTTCTCAAGGAACCAAACTGCTATGGCGATGTCAAGTAAGTCGCTGGCTCTTTGCATCGTCGCCCTGGTGGTGTGCTCGTTCGCGGCCGATAACGGGGTCGCCGCAATGAGGTTAATCAACTACGACAGCCTAAGAAGGGACAGCACATATTGCAGCCGCAGAAACCGTCCTTGTTTCTCTCTTCCGTCCAACCCTTACACTTGTGGCCGTGAGAAGATCGACCGCTGCCGCTGCGAGACATGAATTAATTTCTCGGAAAAATTTGAAGGGGGGTTTCGAGAGTATGTAAATTCCAAAGGACCCCTTATACCTATGCCAACTATAGAAGTCACCACAAGTTGACATTgttggattttttatgatctAGTGTCGTGTCCAAATTAATTTCAGTCAACTTTATTCACGGCCTGCGATTCATTGATTTGTTTATTGCAGCCTTATATATGCGTCCCGTGgcagatttctctctctctttgttagATATAACTGACTAAAATTTTGtcctatttttccattttcaaaatttagtcttttttttttccattatcaaaatgaatatcttgaaaattttcaagtgtTTCACGTTAAACAAAAATCTGATAGAAGGGCAAGCAAGATTATCGGAAGATGAAAGAATTGCCAAATCTATAAGAATCGGGACAAATAAATCACGATTCAAACAGGTTAAATTGCGATGAAATGCTGACTTCGGTGGGTGCGCAAGATGACCGAAGGATCACAAGTTCGTCATATTCAAAATGGCAGAGTTTAGAATTAAAGCAACATGCCGTTAAGTGTTTTGTTTCTCCATCTATGAAAAATGACGCAAATAGCTCCAAAACTTTGgcggaaaaagtgtcaaaaaagtcataatcctattatatttgtgtcaattcagtcctaaactttttttatgctaatttagtcataaatcttttgcatttatgtcaatttagtcctaaactttttattggagctacttgagttctaaacctttttgaagttatgccaatttagtcctaaacattttacatttgtaccaattgagtcaaccggtcaattttgatcgaaaatcgccgatgtggacgtcggttgtcctacgtggaacCGTCGGCGctaacgtagatatttttttaatattatttcaacatttttaaatatttcaaataatttctcaaaaaattatttaaaaatactgaaaaatgtccacgtcaacaccggccgtgccatgtaggacaatcgaagttcacgtcaacgatttctgatcaaaattgaccggattgactcaattagtacaaatgtaaaaagttttaggactaaattggctctaatacaaaaggtttaagactaaattggcaccaattagatgtttaggactgaattagcactaatgcaaaaggtttatgattgaattagtatcaaaaaaatgtttaggattaaatttgcaccaatacaataggttgaagacttttttggcactttttccaactttgacccaatgtgcaatatcgtctttgaacttttaatttgttcaatatgattcatgaattttaacTCGATGCGTAATGTtatatatgattttttaatttgtttaatgtggtcttcTAACTTTATGTACATGTTTAACTTAAGTAATCCGGGAACTAGATTGAATCCAATGACAGTGATATAATAATCGAGGaattagattgaatatttaccaaaagttcGGGAATCACATTGAACTAATTAAAAGGTTAAGTATGACATTACATATTAAGCTAAAGTTCGgcgatcacattaaacaaattaaaatttcagagataatattgcatattgagaTAAAATTTAGGGATTATTTGCATAATTATCTCATGTTGGAGGAAAGATTGGCCTTCTGACATGTGCCATTACGAGTATCTGTGTTAACTAGGATGGAGCACActcaaataaaaagaattgtcGGACCATAATAAGCATGACTTGCTCTAAACTTAATACCATATTTTGTTGAAGGGATTCGAAGAGAAGGGTAAAGGTTTGAAGTGCTCAACGGAAGATGGTTTGATTTGGTTTATTTTAGtacaaagaaaagaacttaTTGGGAAGCTCCGTTTGTtacacgaaaaatgaatatttggagaatattttcctaaaagtgattGTTTGTATtgctcaaaaaaattaataaatgaaaaaaatgttccccatcaacaacaatttatgtctaaatattttcgtgagcgatgaaaatatttttcatttattcattattgtaagcaatacaagctattaaaataattaataaatgaaGGGACAACAACCGACTAGagaaagaagggaaggaaaaaaaataaaaactaaattttATCCATGTCAAGACCGATCTCGCCATTTAGGATGGTTGGCcttcacgtcagcaattttctgtcaaaattgattggatggactcatccggcaaaatgtgaaaagatttaaaactcaattagaaaaataaaaaaggtttaggattgaattggcaaaagcgtaataggtttagaactttttagacaatttacGATAACAAGGCGCGACTAAATTGCTGGCGACCCTCCTCCACCCCTCGTGTCTGTGTAATCAAAGGCACTTACGGTAGATAATGACTTTGctaccaccaccatcatcatggCCATCTTacctctctcgatctctctggTTCGTGATTTCCGATCGTCTCCATTATTTTATATCGCGTCAGCAATTAGTCCACTCGGTATTGATGTGTGCCGACACGAAGCCTTGGGATTGATCGAAACAGCCGACACGAACgaaaatgaatttaatttaaGCACTTAATCAGAAAACTTTCGAAGACGTCATTAAACAATACGCAAAAGCTCGGGATGAGTCTAAGAACTTAAGGGGATGCATcctagaagaaagtggccatCATGTGCATCTTAAATCGCTCTAAATTCATCCAATAATTATGGTGGTTTTAGGAGGATTAGAGAGATTttgtatgaaattttttttgctttttctttctgaCTCATACCcttgttttatattttattgACAAACAcatgaaaggaaattttttaaGTCGTGATACATTCATTTCGTATCTTTTTCCTCACTAACATTCAAACCACGTCGTAACTCCTAcccttcaaaatctttttttatcatgaccaaaacgaaaaatcatttttcttctttttctgtaatAATTATTAACATGGGATTAAAGATACCATTGCACGTGATGCCACGTGCTTTACAAGCGTGATGACATTGTGCAGATAGATGGATAAGGCCCTCGCCGTCTTTAGAGCAGTAATCTCTCTCAAGTTTCCAACACGCGTGTACACGCGcgcgttctctctctctctctctctctctctctccccgaccATTGATACCCCAAAACCATGTTGCTCCTATCTCCGACGCCGGCCCAACCCATTCCACCATCACAACGCCGCCGTTTCGGCTCCGCCGCTGCCACAAAGACCCGCATTCCTACTCCATTCAGGGCGCTCTCCATGGCCAAGGATACCAGCGATCCGGACTCGGACGTGGGCCTCGCCGGCAAGGCCGCCATCGCCGGGGGCCTGGTCTCGACCCCGGTAATCGCTTGGTCCCTCTACACCCTCAAGACTACAGGATGCGGCCTCCCGCCGGGCCCGGGCGGCTCCATCGGCGCGCTGGAGGGCGTGAGCTACCTGGCGGTGTTGGGAATCGTGGGCTGGTCGGCCTTCACCAAGTCCAAGACCGGGTCGGGCCTGCCCAGCGGGCCCTTCGG
It encodes the following:
- the LOC115736366 gene encoding uncharacterized protein LOC115736366, which encodes MLLLSPTPAQPIPPSQRRRFGSAAATKTRIPTPFRALSMAKDTSDPDSDVGLAGKAAIAGGLVSTPVIAWSLYTLKTTGCGLPPGPGGSIGALEGVSYLAVLGIVGWSAFTKSKTGSGLPSGPFGLLGAVEGLSYLTLLGIAVVFALQFFEKGYIPGPLPADQCFG